The nucleotide window ACTACGGCCCGTTGGCTGTCGGAATAGACGCGTCCGAGCTGTTCCTTTATTATTCGGGCGGCCTGTACACTGATCCGGCCAGCGCTGCCGAGTTGAACCATGTCGTGGTCCTTGTCGGCTGGGATTCTCAGGGTTGGATAATAAAGAATTCATGGGGGACCGGCTGGGGAGAAGACGGATACGGTCATATCGCCTTCGGCGCTATCATGCAGCATAGCTACGTCTTCGCCTGCGTCTCCACTCCAGTCAGTGTGGAAAAGAGCACCTGGGGTTCGCTCAAGCAATTGGGGCGCTGACGCTGGAAGTCCACGCCAGCTCTTTATACGCTCAAGAACACGTACTATTCGTTCTCCTGACAGTGATGTATCTATCTCGATATCCAAGATCTCTCTTACTCCTTCATCAAGCACATTAAAGGTCCTGAACCGGCGACCTATATAAAGCGTGTCGTGCATAAATTCTATCGACCAGACAGCGTTGGGCTCAGCAGGCACCTCAAGAGTCTCATGGGTTCGCACAGGTAGCCGCTTCTTTGTCTTGCGCCGTTGGTTCAGGCCTAGCTCCTTGTATACCCGGTATATCCGCTTGTGATTCCACCGGTGGCCATCCAGCCTGATCCGATCAAAACACTTCCAGAACCCCCAGCGTATGTTGTCTTCCATAAGCTCCTGAAGTGCATCTATCACTTCTCGATCTCTTGCCAGCTTATCTACCAACGGCCGGTACCAGGCTGAACGTGATTGTCCTACCGCCCCGCATGCTTTTCGTATAGACAGTTTCTTCTCCGCCACCAGATACTCTGCCACTTCTCGCCTCTTTGGTAGCGTAAGCTCCCATACACATACTGACAAGCAATTTTCACTTCAGCTCAGGGGGGCAATAATCCCGTCCATTACCTTTGAATAGGAACTGATTTACTTACTAATATTTCATTGAAGATTGTCATCGTATGAAAATGTACAATTATCCTTTTGGAGAATAACCAAGTTATTTAGTTGCACTAAAATTGGGGGAAGTCCCCCTATCTGATCACCTACTAACTATTTCGTGAGGACATGACTCCAAATCACACGAACATTATAACATTACAAATATTCATTTCGATCAATATTTACAGACGTTCATCAGTTAAATATCGACTCAATGATATTCTCCACGAGATTTCCAGGATCGATATTTGGCCGTAGTATTATCCCGAGGTTCCCGGTGAATACTCCAACTAATCCAATAAGTGAAAAGTAGAATGCTTTCCTTGGAAGGATAATAATAAGTATTGTGTAAATAATCACCCAACCCAGCATAATGCCAAAAGCACGCAAGATCGCTATCTTTTTAGCGGAATAGTATTTTTTATTTAAAATTAGTCCTTCCTTAATACTGTTTATTCTCACTTTTCTCAAAGCTGCCAGCATTTTAAATCCTTTCCGCATCTCCATCCCCGTTAATCCAAAAGGCACAAGCACTAGATAACAGACAGGTATTATGACAACAACGAATATTACAAGAGACAGAATTAGACCAAAGATAGAACCAAGTATATTCTTAAAGGATATAACCGTCTTTAACTTACTCTTTATTTTTATAAATATTGGAACTGAAGGATCGAGGCTGTCGAGAATAGGAATATCGGCCGTCACCGCTTCAGTTTTTGAAAAGCTCATTGCTACATACCCATAATTGCTTGCTCTTTTGTAACGTGCTCGACAATAGAATCCTTTTTCGTTCACTCCATATATACGTTCTATGGTTGAGTATGGAAAATGATTATTCACTCTCCTTTCCTCCTTGAGTTCCCCCATACCGACAAACATATTTCGATCACTATCAGCAAATTTTTCAAGGTCAATATTTAAACCTGATTTATATGCGTAAAGTCCGAGACTAATTAACTGGTCCGGTGACGTAATACTGAACCTGAAGAAAGATTCTGGATCATCCACCCTATTCAGATGCCATCCCTCAGGCATTCTGACTGAAAAGTGGTATTCTATATCTGAGACGATACTGGAATTGGAATCGTCAAGATCAGTTCCTGGATGAAAGTACCCTTCCAGCGCCCAAATAGTAACAAAAGCTATTGAAAGAATAATGAGGAAGTAAATCAGAGCAGATAACCAGTCTATAGATTTAAATAATGTTTTTATCTTCAAATCCATACAAGTTACTCCTCAATTTATTACTGATCGCCTTGAAGTGCTGCTAGAAGATTCTTATCGATTCGAGTACCAGCATTACGGCTTCAGTACCAAATCCGATTACTTTATCTATGATCTTTTTCATGGATGGATCATCCATCATTTCCGCGAAAAGTTTTTCCTGTTCTTTGGCCCACAGCTCCGGATCCTGTATTGAATTTACTTCATCGATCCTGTTATTCCAGTATTCCGCTTTTGACTTGAGTTGATGCACATCGTATCTAGTCAGCTCGGTATCGAAATCAAGCAGGTTGATCATAATGTTTGCCATCGGATTTTCAGTCTGCCCAATTATCTCAGAAAGGTAAAGAGTTTCTACGAAGTAATACCAGCTACCGTATATCGACGCGCAAAGAGTGGCTCCGGCGACAAGTATTATGACTATTTTTTTCACTTATCCCTCACATTCAGCTTATCAATCTTCCAGATAACTTAGCCAAAGTTTTCCAGACCCAGGGCAATTTCGTCTTGTTGTCTATGATTTTTGTCTTTGACTGTCTTGCGAGGCTGATCGACCTTCCCGAATCGGTAAAGGAACATCTGCTGAATCCGGCATTACTCCACATCCCTATCCTGACTGCCTTTTTCCTGTTGTCCGAAAACTTACAATCCGACAGATCGATAGATACTCCTCCGAATACTTTTATACCTGGACCGAGATTTCCTTTGAATCCCCCTGTCTGTACGGACATGTCGAGGTGTCCTATTCCAAGTATTCCTTCGAGATGATTATTTTCGAATTTAGTCCCCCTGATACTGACTGCCCCGGGCTTTCCTTCATCCTGTTTTCCGACCAGAGTCACTCCCGGTCCCATGTTGTTATTTATTTCGTTTTCTTTGAATGAAACTGATTCTACTTCGTCCATATATATTCCGCACAACCCGTTACCCAGAATCGTCGATTCATTGATTTCCAGCTCCCTGACACCCACAGCCCACATCCCACACCTGTAGTTCTTTTCCATTATTATTCCCTGCAATATTATCTCGGACAATGGACCAGCAAGGATCCCGCTTTCTCTGCAGTTCCTCGCGGCAGTGCTTTTCAGTTTTGCTTTGGAGCCCTTACCCAGAATCAGACCATTCCCTCCGGGTCCGTCAACGATGCAATTGATGATATCCGCCGTTCCTCCATCCACCACTCTGATTCCAGCAGCATTCCCACGGAAAAATTTACATGCCTCCAATCTGACTGCTTCATCAACTCTTCCAACAACGAATTGATCGGCCCCTGAGTCCGAGATTTCCACATCTTTATACAAACCCGTGGCTGAGTTCTGGAGCAGGATTCCAGAACCCCGTGAATCCCTTATCTTTGTATTTGACACCGTCGGTCTCGCACCAGACATGACATAGATACCGACACCGCATCCATCCAATTTACAGTCATCGATATTGGATGCTGATCCATCGATAACTATTATTCCCGCTCCTGAAATGTCTTTTATCTTGTTATTTTCCAGAGTTATGCCCGAATCTCCGGAAACCTGAATACCGTTTCCTTTGCCATCAGCTATAGTACATCTTATCATTTCTGTCCCCGGGCAATCCTCAATTCGGCAGGCTACCGATCCAGAATCTATCATTTTACTATCCGACAACAACAGTTTTCCTTTAGACGCAATTACCTGCTCTATTCCACCCACAAAGGACGAATTCGAGACCGAACATTCCCCGCCAATGATCTCCAGATGGGAAGCACTTCTCCCCCTGAGTTTGATCTCGTCCAGACTCAGATGGTCCGGAGCCTCCAAATTGATGGATCTCGTACAGCCATCGACATCAACTTTTCTTATTCCCCCATGCGATCCACTTGATTCCAATCCTATAGCAAATCCAGAGATTTTCAGACTGGATAGTTCAAGTGCATTCTCGGCAACGCCTATTATGCCCGTCCCCCTGGGTTTAAAGAGTTCCGTGTTTTTCTGTTTGCCTTCCTGACCGGCCACTACACCATTAATGCTTGTTTGCGATACAGTTAAGCTCGCACCACGCTCACATTTTATTCCATAATCTCCCGGTTGGCTGATAGACGATCCGGTCAATATGAACATCGCTTTTTCTTGAATATTTATCCCAAGCCCTTTCCTGCAGTCAAAACGGCACCCATCCATTTTCAAACATCCGGTGTGGATGTCAACGAGAGGAAATCCGCCTTCGTCCAGGCCCCGAAACACACTGATATCGTTTAGGACAACATCCTCACTGAAAACCTTTATTGCCGGAGACGAAACAGTCTCGAGGAATACCTCTCCTCCTCCACCATCTGCTTTTTTCAGGGTTATTGGCTTATCGATTATAACCGGTTCCCTGTATCTCCCTGGTGGTATCTCAATAATCCCGCCAGGTTTCACTGCAAGTACCGCGTCACGTATGTTCTCTATACCGGAATCCGACCCCAGGAGAACACTATCCAGATAGTTGAGATGTGCCCCGGCCTCTTCCTCCGTCTGGACCAAAGGAGTGTCGCATGACCTGTAGCAGACAAAACCGTTAGCTGCCGCGTTTTCGTCTAGCCATTTTCTTCTGCATGCCGGACAGATATACATATTATTCCTTGATTTCATCAAGGTTGCTTTGTGATCGTCTTAACTTCAGATTTATTCTTCTGGCGACTTCACTGAACAAGTCATCCCCAAGATCCAGCGCCGGATCAACCACTATATCCGTATCGCTCGGTTCCGAAACCGTGAAAATCGCTTTTCCCTGGATAACCGGTGTTTTCCCAAGTTTGTGCATGTTGATCACCGTCCCAGGTGCCGGTTTTCGTACCTGTAATCTCTCCTGCCCGGACATGATATTGTATTCTTCACCCCTCATATTATCTTCCTCTTCCTGATCATGATAGGTCACACCAGAAAGATCCGGTCCGGAGTTTTTCCATCCTGCTCGTTTTACTTCGCGGATAGAGCTTATCTGTCTATATGCCCGTCCTTTTTCAGTCTTTTTTTCAATAATTGTTTCAACAACTTCTTCTGTCACTTCGTTTATTTCCGCGCTTTCGATTTCCTCGATTTCTACGGGATCATCTACGTCCCCTACTACAACCTCATCCTCTTCAATCGGAACCTGAAGCATTGTATCGTCTACCTCAATTCCCTGGTCATCTGAGACCACATCAGGTTCTCCCCGGCTTCTTTTTCGAGTCTTAACTCTGCTGATCGCATCCTTTATCCAATTTATTATCTTCATGCTGTTTGTCCGCCATTTTCCACAGTATTTTTTTCATGTCTCGAATCGAATTCCCCTTCCAACCCGAGCACAGATATCATTTTTGATTCTTTCCCATCGATTCTACGATCGGAAAACACCATGGCCTGGACAAGCATCTGCCCGAGTGAAGAGATGCCAATACCAGAATTGGCAAAACATCCATTACTGAGTGGGTCGAAGGTGTCGCGCCTGCGCCGAAAAACAGTCTCGGGCCGGTACCTTATCCAGGATGAGATGTACTCCTCGATAGAAGTGATATTATCCTGGCGATTAAGCAGTTCTTTGACTCCGTTTCCAATTGCAGCAGGCTCTCTTTTCATCCAATCCTTTTCGCCCATTTCGAGAACCAGCTCCGAGAGTTCCTCTTCGCCTATAACAAGACATAGCTCGTAACTTTTACAGAATTCTCTTATCACTGAATTGTGTCGTTTCCCTATTCGGCCTGACACAGTGGCGGACAGATACATTATCTCCAGCAGGTCCCTTACGATATCTAGAGGTTCCGGTCCGGTCCAGGTCATCTCAAGATTTTCTTCCTGTTCTTCCTTCGATACGATGAAACTCCTGTCCGAGAGTTTAAGTCGTGAATCCCTGAATCGTAGCGCTCCAGCGTGATTACCAGCGGGGAGATAATGGTACTGTGATATCTTATTGAACGAAAACAAGGTCGAGAATACTCGTCCTGCGGCCTTACCTTTACCAACGGCTCTCAGATCCTGGCATGCAAAATCTACTGGCTCAGATGGATCTATCTGCGGAAGTGGAGTAAGTCCATCCAGAAATAGATCGGGGACTGGTGATGTTTTCGGATGCCTCGATTCTTCCTCCAGTGCCAGGATCTCTTCAAGTGTTTTGACCCGGAGCTTACGAAAAACAAGGATAAGAATGATCCATATCACGATTAATGATCCGGATATTATCAGATGAGTGTTCCTGTCGATCGGGATCCGGGAAGACAGTTCAAAAAGAGGCCTGATTGAATCAGATAGTGCTAGCAGAGAAGTCGATGCCAGGACTGTCATTAGAATAATACTGAGATTCCCGAAAAGGATCTTACTCGTTCCTTTTCGGAAAATCGCTGCTCTATACCCTTTTAATCGGGTAAACAACTTCGCCGATCTCTTCCAGAAAAGCCACTCCCTGTACCGGTCTATCGAATAAATAATGTTTGCGAGAGAAAGAGTCACAGAATACCAGAGGAGAACCAGGAGCATCATCGCAGTTCTCACGGAGAGAAAAACAAGACTGTCCGATATGACCTGCAGAACCTTCCGGATGAAACTCTCAGTGTATCTGAATATCGTCCAATCGGGAAATTCATCGACTTTCAGCAACTCTATCGAGTTGTTGAGAAGCAAGGCAGCCTTCTCCGGAGTCAGGAAATAAAAATAGACCGCGGATGATATGGCAATTATTGAAAAGACGAGCGGGATCAGAGGATCGGAAGGGATATTGTCGATACTCGTAAATCTACGCGGCAAAAACAGCCTGGATAGATGCAGGATACTGCCGACCGGCGGCAAAAGCCTGCGTATCAGGCGAAGAGGCTTATCTCGCAAGAATCGCCTTAATGGTGCCACCGAAATGCTGTATCCTGGTTCTATTACGGATGACGCGGACGGCAATCCTGTTTCAGTACTTTTGGACATTCCTGTCATAGTAGGTGTCATCAATCAGACTCTGCTTTTCCTGACGAATTACCCAACTTGATACCAAAACGCTTTTCATAATACTTTCTGTGAGCCTCGACAGTAAGCATGGGTATTGCCTCCCTGATGACATTATCCCGCCCGGGAAGGTCGGCTTTCCTCAATGTCTCGAAAAGTCCGGCCAGTCTATCCAGATTCATAGACCCGTTACCTTTCAGATCATTAATCAGATTATCGACTCTTCTGCGCCATTCCATGTCGCGTCTCTTGCTGGGAAATCTGCGCATTACAAGAACTATCCAGTCCGATCTGATTCCCGGGTTCAATTCGTCTGAATATCTATCAAGGATACCGCTCTGCCCAAGTCCTGCCGCTGCCAGTTCCAGTATCGGCGTACAATCCTCTTCATAATATGTACTCATTGCATCCGTGGAGAGCCATGATCCGAACACTTCCTCCAGCAATTCTTTATTGTCCTGCTCCACGGAGACTTCCATAAGCGAATGATAGGTGTTGTGTCGATCCTTTCCAGGATTCATGGAAAACAATTCGGACAACGAGCCTTCCTTGTCTACATCGAACAGCTTGGTCACGAAACGTGCTTTGAGGTAGCTCCTGTCCTCTCTGTCATCTACTCGCGAAAGCAGACCTCTCGCCTCATCTATCCTACTCTGGGCGACATAGTCATGCAGTTCTGATGTAAGCCGTTCCCGAAGCCAATGGTGTCTCAGTCGCCCGAGGTCCATCTCCAGCCTCTTCGGAAGCGAATTGAGATCTTCCTGCCAATCCTCAACAGGGATATTCTTCGATGCACCGCAGGCTGACAACACCATAGAGGCTTCCAGCCCAAATTCCATGAATTCTGGATACCTTGATCGCATTTCTTCGAGAGATGGGACCATCATGCCGAGAAAAAGTAATCCCCGGTTACTCCATATAGTCACGGTTCCACGGCTGACCAGTTCGTCCGAAAAATTTTCCGGTATCGGCTCTTCTCCCACGGCACCGAGAACAATTGAAAGCTGCAGGCTCTCACCGCAAAAACTCCCGTTGTCATAGATGATATTGGGACGTACCCCGACTATAAGATCTCCTACCCGCCTCCAGCAATTGGGAATGCCCTGGATTGCCCTACCCGCTAGAGAATCGAGAAGTGTGCCGATATCAGGATCCAGAGGCAGATTATTCTCCATAGAAGCTGGACTACGCACTATGTTCCTGAGTCTTAAAAATAGATCGCTCAGTCGCTTAATGTCGTCTGGCGCGGTCTGGGACCAGTCATTGATGGTAATCTCTGTCATGTCTGAAGACAACGACATGTCCCAATCGTCGTCCAGAGCTTCAGCCTTGATGCTCTTGGATACATATGGTGCTAAAACCAGCTTCAGATCTTTCATATTGTATGTCGGATATCCTGACAACAATTGCATCGGTGGTTCCACGGGCACGCTTATCTCTATCCTCGGCACTGTGACCTCGCGGAAAAATCCTGCTTCTTCCTGGATACCTGCTATTTCAGCACGTGCGATAGCAATGCTGGCGAAACTGATGGAATCGCTTTTTTTCTGGCTGTCAAACCAGGCCCCGAATGTCTGCAGGAGGGCTTGCACTGTTGCAAGCATACTTCTCCAGCCTCTATATATCTCCTCGTCAGTCCGCAATGTAGCCCTTATTTCGTCCAGGACCGTTCCCCTGCCGAAGAATTCATCCGGCACGACCTTATCTTTTGGAAGTTCTGTCGTATCAACAGCCGGCTCATCAGCTTCTCCTTCGGCAATAACATCAGTCGGTTCGTTTTCCATTATCAGGGCAAATAGTTTTGCCGATATCATCCTGAAAATGGAATCGCTATTTTCTTTGCCGGCATTGATATTATTCCAGTCATTTATCAGCCCTTGATCGTCATTCTCGTTCAGGATACTGGAAAGAGATTCCCTATCGATTCCGAAAATCTCCTGAAGCTCAGGAGAAAAACGATCTACAAAGCCGCGTATCATGTCACGAGACGTTTCGTATTCCTTCGGAGCCTGCTGTCCGCTTTTCTTCCTGAATATCTTTCTCTCGATCGATCCTACGGCGTCCTTGCCGAACACTGAATCGTATCCTACTTTCCCAAGGTCGGATTCCCATTCGTTTATCAGAATTCTTAATTGAGGCATGCTCCTCCTCTTTTTACTTGCCCTTTCCGGGCCTTCCTATCCTGTTAGCATCAGCGTATACTTTTGACATCAGTTCACTTTTTGGATCCGACCATTCAGACCCGTCAGCTTCGGTGTCCGATGAATATTCTGTCACCTCTTTACCGAGAGCTGTCTCTATTCCTTCCATTGTCTCCTCATCTTCTGATCCGTCTATCCAGAGATTACAGCCGAAATCCAGGGGTTCTTCATCCGCTTCCGGATCCCTTGCGAGGACCACCTTCTTGAAATACTCCACAACGCGATCGGCTATAGTGATATCCATTTCCGGAGACGGATCCGGAGGAAGATGGTCAAACTTCCCAAGTCTGGGGAAAAAACAATCCTGAATCCTGTACCACTCGGCTCCCTCTTCGTGCATAGATACAATCAAGGCTGCGATCTTCCTGATAAGGACGGGCTCTATCATGTTACAGACACCCAACCCTCCCGGCACATTATCTATTATGGTCACATCATAATAAAGGTTCTCTGCCACTCCCCTGCTAAAAGGCTTAAAGCAGTTATGTGTCACATCAATTACATCCTCTGTATCGAGGCATACCATCTTGAGATAACGCTTCAGGACGTGAGCAATAAGATGAGCCGATTCGGAATCGAGACCAGGGAAAAACAGGACCGAAGCATCTACTTCCATCTCTGAAGTGATCTGGCCTTCTATGCCATACAATGATTCTTCGATAAGATCCTGACCCCTCCAGGTCCTGTACCCGAGGATGACTTCTTTTATTTTCATCCTTGTCCTGTAGATTCCTATTCCCTCTTCAGAAAAGATATGATCACTCGCCAGAGTGATGTCTTTATTCTCGAGAATGAATATCTGCCTTATCTTCAGGGTTCGTAGATCTTCAGGTTCCGGATAACATTCAAGGACACCCTTGATCGGCAATCCTTTTACTCTTACTCGTTCTCCATTAAGTGAGAAGATCCTTCCCGGCCACAGAATCGAAAGTTGCCGCTGAGGGTCTATTTTTCTTCGAATCCCCAGTTCTATACAACGCACTTCGATCGGCGGAATATCATGATCCGGATCATCGACAGCCCCGTCAACCGTCCGGGTGACTGGGATGGCATACCCTGTATCGCGCCTGTAAGAAAAGGTTTTCCCATAAACAGGGTCATTAATTATCTGTACAGGTTGTTCTTCCTTGCCTTTACATTCCGCCTTCAAACTGATCAACAGATCCTCGAGGGCTCTTTTCCCGAAAAGTTCCGCGATTCGGTCTACAGGTTGTGGTTTTTCAAGGATCAGTCGCGTCATCTGTTTACGATTAAGGATAGGATTATCGATGCCTGGCAATAGAACAGGTGACACCTGATTGTGTCTGTACTGCAGGAATTCTCCTAAATGGTCATGCAGCCATTGCTCGAAGCCGTCTCTCGGAGGCATCATGAAACAGATATGATGTCCCGTGGTGCATGCTCTCGATAGTTCCCGTATCTCCGAGACCTGGGTAAAGAATGTTTCCGGAAGAAGCCTGACCAGGCTTACGACTACTGATTCTTCTGCGAATTCTTCCGCTCTGGTGGTCCAGCGCGCCAGGTCAAGACTGTCAAGATTCGCTTTTGCTCTCGGCCCTATGCTCAGGTAGAACTTCTCATATCCCGCATCCGCCATACCGCTACCAAACCGTGTCAACAGGTCAAGGTCGTCCTTGAAATTGAGGCTGTCCCGCCCCCTGTTGCCCATTGTCATCAGATCTATCCTTGAACCGCCCGCATAACCAAGTGGTAATTCGACAAATTCGCGGCTTAGAAGCCTGTTAAAAGACCTCTGGTCCTCCCGAGCACCGTCGAGAACCGAGACCATGACAGGAAGGTCCGCTGGTTGCTTACCAGCGAGTGATGTCATTCTCTTTATAATGAACGGTATCTCAGCCTTTATGAGGGGCGACGACTCATCAGTCTCAAATATTATCGCCAGATCCATTCTTGTCCAGAATAGCGACAACCGGTTCTCATGGTCGGCGATCCTGTCAAATGAACCGAGATCGGCAACCAGAATATCTATTTTATCAGCCGTACCCTTTACTTCGAAGAGGTGTTCGCTCCCCGCATATTCTATGTTGAAACATTGCACTGCGGGATAATGGTTACTGAACGCTTCAAGTCTTCGGATAAGCTTTGCCGCCTGATCGGCATTCCTCACCAGTATAAGAGAGCTTCCACCGCGAAATGCTGCTTCTATAGAGCACAGGATACCAACGACCTCACGACCCGACCCTCTTGGGCCATTGACAACAAGGGACAGCTTTTCTGATAAAAGCTTTTCCAGCGCATGGCAAAGGAATGCTTCAATATCACGTCTACCGAAGAGCTCGAGGCTGTCCTTCATTCGATCGGAAAGTTCTGCATCAGGAACCGGCACGGCATTTCCAGCATTCTGATGGATGGTCTCCCTGTACTTTATCGCGGAGTCATCTCCCCCGGTTCCCAGATATCTTTTGTCTGAAAGAAATTCTGGAAGTTTTTCAACTTCAATTTTCCGGCCCGT belongs to Candidatus Latescibacterota bacterium and includes:
- a CDS encoding IS3 family transposase, translated to MAEYLVAEKKLSIRKACGAVGQSRSAWYRPLVDKLARDREVIDALQELMEDNIRWGFWKCFDRIRLDGHRWNHKRIYRVYKELGLNQRRKTKKRLPVRTHETLEVPAEPNAVWSIEFMHDTLYIGRRFRTFNVLDEGVREILDIEIDTSLSGERIVRVLERIKSWRGLPASAPQLLERTPGALFHTDWSGDAGEDVAMLHDSAEGDMTVSVFSPAGPP
- a CDS encoding right-handed parallel beta-helix repeat-containing protein — its product is MKSRNNMYICPACRRKWLDENAAANGFVCYRSCDTPLVQTEEEAGAHLNYLDSVLLGSDSGIENIRDAVLAVKPGGIIEIPPGRYREPVIIDKPITLKKADGGGGEVFLETVSSPAIKVFSEDVVLNDISVFRGLDEGGFPLVDIHTGCLKMDGCRFDCRKGLGINIQEKAMFILTGSSISQPGDYGIKCERGASLTVSQTSINGVVAGQEGKQKNTELFKPRGTGIIGVAENALELSSLKISGFAIGLESSGSHGGIRKVDVDGCTRSINLEAPDHLSLDEIKLRGRSASHLEIIGGECSVSNSSFVGGIEQVIASKGKLLLSDSKMIDSGSVACRIEDCPGTEMIRCTIADGKGNGIQVSGDSGITLENNKIKDISGAGIIVIDGSASNIDDCKLDGCGVGIYVMSGARPTVSNTKIRDSRGSGILLQNSATGLYKDVEISDSGADQFVVGRVDEAVRLEACKFFRGNAAGIRVVDGGTADIINCIVDGPGGNGLILGKGSKAKLKSTAARNCRESGILAGPLSEIILQGIIMEKNYRCGMWAVGVRELEINESTILGNGLCGIYMDEVESVSFKENEINNNMGPGVTLVGKQDEGKPGAVSIRGTKFENNHLEGILGIGHLDMSVQTGGFKGNLGPGIKVFGGVSIDLSDCKFSDNRKKAVRIGMWSNAGFSRCSFTDSGRSISLARQSKTKIIDNKTKLPWVWKTLAKLSGRLIS